The following are encoded together in the Labrus mixtus chromosome 2, fLabMix1.1, whole genome shotgun sequence genome:
- the LOC132986002 gene encoding secretory phospholipase A2 receptor-like, giving the protein MTWTEAQTYCREVYTDLATVENMEEMEQLISTVPSLYQNYLTWIGVYSKITWKWSDGYNGSGADFRNWEAKKEPDFHGNQFCVDIEDDGRWWDYECSSKIQFICYRGTQQDPEFVHVNERLDWSNAQRYCREKFIDLATVRNDAENQKIHNLRPRKWVLTKDWAWIGLYRDPDSYWSDGSGSSFRFWDGGSNPLASMSVICGAVDLQLSGKWRPVSCEKRFPFVCYNSAHKQFIKVRMKPEDSSVDLNDPAVRADILKKASLHF; this is encoded by the exons ATGACTTGGACTGAAGCTCAAACCTACTGCAGAGAGGTATACACAGACCTGGCCACTGTCGAAAACATGGAAGAAATGGAGCAACTTATATCCACAGTCCCATCTCTTTATCAAAATTATTTGACCTGGATCGGCGTGTACAGTAAAATCACATGGAAATGGTCGGACGGGTACAATGGCAGTGGGGCTGATTTTAGAAACTGGGAAGCTAAAAAAGAACCCGACTTCCATGGTAATCAGTTCTGTGTGGATATTGAAGATGATGGAAGATGGTGGGACTATGAATGCTCTTCCAAGATTCAATTCATTTGTTACAGAG GAACACAACAGGATCCTGAATTTGTTCATGTCAATGAAAGATTGGATTGGTCCAATGCTCAGAGGTACTGCAGGGAGAAATTCATAGACCTAGCAACTGTGAGAAACGACGCAGAGAACCAGAAGATCCACAACCTGCGGCCAAGAAAGTGGGTATTGACTAAGGATTGGGCATGGATTGGTCTGTACAGAGATCCTGACAGCTACTGGTCTGATGGGAGTGGCTCGTCGTTCCGGTTCTGGGATGGAGGTTCAAACCCTTTAGCCTCCATGAGTGTGATATGTGGCGCTGTGGATTTGCAATTATCAGGAAAATGGAGGCCAGTGTCCTGTGAAAAGCGATTCCCATTTGTGTGCTACAACAGTG CTCATAAGCAGTTTATAAAGGTGAGAATGAAGCCGGAGGACTCCTCTGTGGATCTGAATGATCCTGCTGTGAGAGCAGACATCTTAAAAAAGGCAAGTCTGCATTTTTAA
- the LOC132986286 gene encoding histone H3-like encodes MARTKQTARKSTGGKAPRKQLATKAARKSAPATGGVKKPHRYRPGTVALREIRRYQKSTELLIRKLPFQRLVREIAQDFKTDLRFQSSAVMALQEASEAYLVGLFEDTNLCILNHQLITMSGRGKGGKGLGKGGAKRHRKVLRDNIQGITKPAIRRLARRGGVKRISGLIYEETRGVLKVFLENVIRDAVTYTEHAKRKTVTAMDVVYALKRQGRTLYGFGG; translated from the exons atggCAAGAACCAAGCAGACCGCTCGTAAGTCCACCGGAGGCAAAGCCCCCAGGAAGCAGCTGGCCACCAAGGCTGCCCGTAAGAGCGCCCCGGCCACCGGCGGCGTGAAGAAACCTCATCGTTACAGGCCCGGTACCGTGGCTCTCAGAGAGATCCGTCGCTACCAGAAATCCACCGAGCTGCTCATCCGCAAGCTGCCCTTCCAGCGTCTGGTCCGTGAGATCGCTCAGGACTTCAAGACCGACCTGCGTTTCCAGAGCTCCGCCGTCATGGCTCTGCAGGAGGCTAGTGAGGCTTACCTGGTCGGTCTCTTCGAGGACACCAACCTGTGC ATTTTAAATCATCAACTCATAACGATGTCTGGAAGAGGAAAGGGAGGTAAAGGACTCGGTAAAGGAGGCGCCAAGCGTCACCGGAAAGTCCTTCGTGATAACATCCAGGGAATCACCAAGCCCGCTATCCGCCGTCTGGCTCGCCGTGGTGGTGTGAAGCGTATCTCCGGTCTGATCTACGAGGAGACCCGCGGTGTGTTGAAGGTGTTCCTGGAGAACGTGATCCGTGATGCCGTCACCTACACCGAGCACGCCAAGAGGAAGACCGTCACCGCCATGGATGTGGTGTACGCTCTGAAGAGACAGGGACGCACCCTGTACGGATTCGGAGGTTAA
- the LOC132986195 gene encoding histone H2B 1/2, with protein sequence MPEPAKSAPKKGSKKAVSKTVSKTGKKRRKTRKESYAIYVYKVLKQVHPDTGISSKAMGIMNSFVSDIFERIAGEASRLAHYNKRSTITSREIQTAVRLLLPGELAKHAVSEGTKAVTKYTSSK encoded by the coding sequence ATGCCTGAACCAGCAAAATCCGCCCCCAAAAAGGGCTCGAAGAAAGCCGTCTCCAAGACCGTTAGCAAGACCggcaagaagaggagaaagaccAGGAAGGAGAGCTATGCCATCTACGTGTACAAGGTCCTGAAGCAGGTTCACCCCGACACCGGGATCTCCTCCAAGGCTATGGGCATCATGAACTCCTTCGTGAGTGATATCTTTGAGCGTATCGCCGGGGAGGCTTCCCGTCTGGCTCACTACAACAAGCGCTCCACCATCACCTCCAGGGAGATCCAGACTGCTGTCCGTCTGCTGCTACCCGGAGAGCTGGCTAAGCACGCCGTGTCTGAGGGCACCAAGGCTGTCACAAAGTACACCAGCTCCAAGTAA
- the LOC132954257 gene encoding histone H4-like: MSGRGKGGKGLGKGGAKRHRKVLRANIQGITKPAIRHLARRGGVKRISDLIYEETRGVLKVFLENVIRDAVTYTEHVKRKTVSAMDVVYALKRQGRTLYGFISENPRPF, translated from the coding sequence ATGTCAGGAAGAGGAAAGGGAGGTAAAGGACTCGGTAAAGGAGGCGCTAAGCGTCACCGTAAAGTCCTCCGTGCTAACATCCAGGGAATCACCAAGCCCGCTATCCGCCATCTGGCTCGCCGTGGTGGTGTGAAGCGTATCTCCGATCTGATCTATGAGGAGACCCGCGGTGTGTTGAAGGTGTTCCTGGAGAACGTGATCCGTGACGCCGTCACCTACACCGAGCACGTCAAGAGGAAGACCGTCAGCGCCATGGATGTGGTGTACGCTCTGAAGAGACAGGGACGCACCCTGTACGGATTCATCTCTGAAAACCCAAGGCCCTTTTAA
- the LOC132986227 gene encoding histone H2B-like: protein MPEITKPAPKKGSKKAVAKSANKTGKKRRKSRKESYAIYVYKVLKQVHPDTGISSKAMGIMNSFVSDIFERIAGEASRLAHYNKRSTITSREIQTAVRLLLPGELAKHAVSEGTKAVTKYTSSK, encoded by the coding sequence ATGCCTGAGATAACAAAACCCGCGCCCAAGAAGGGCTCAAAGAAAGCCGTCGCCAAGTCTGCTAACAAGACcggaaagaaaaggagaaagtccAGGAAGGAGAGCTATGCCATCTATGTGTATAAGGTCCTGAAGCAGGTTCACCCCGACACCGGGATCTCCTCCAAGGCTATGGGCATCATGAACTCTTTCGTGAGTGATATCTTCGAGCGTATCGCCGGGGAGGCTTCCCGTCTGGCTCACTACAACAAGCGCTCCACCATCACCTCCAGAGAGATCCAGACCGCTGTCCGTCTGCTGCTGCCCGGAGAGCTGGCTAAGCACGCCGTGTCTGAGGGCACCAAGGCCGTTACTAAGTACACCAGCTCCAAGTAA
- the LOC132986066 gene encoding cytochrome c oxidase assembly factor 1 homolog has protein sequence MRVSTSHLQQLTIFTTLLTGGGMGTMYYLQQKRFSESDYHQMALQKLEDCPVAMESLGAPPLKVHNIHLTDRHNRVDLHASQIKIPVTGSKNGGYLYTSSIRDSDTNRWRLKQAVLRLREGQTIDLLSPPSAADDTQGLDTGHWQ, from the exons ATGAGGGTTTCCACGAGTCACCTGCAGCAGCTCACCATCTTCACCACCCTGCTGACCGGAGGAGGGATGGGCACCATGTACTACCTTCAGCAGA AGAGATTCAGTGAGTCGGACTATCACCAAATGGCTCTACAGAAATTAGAAGATTGTCCGGTTGCCATGGAGAGCCTGGGGGCCCCGCCTTTAAAAGTCCACAACATCCATCTAACTGACAGACATAACCGAGTAGACCTGCACGCTTCACAG ATAAAGATTCCTGTGACCGGGTCCAAAAACGGAGGTTATCTGTACACTTCTTCAATCAGAGATTCTGACACCAACAG GTGGAGACTGAAACAGGCAGTTCTGAGGCTCCGAGAAGGACAGACCATCGACCTGCTGAGTCCTCCATCAGCTGCAGACGACACACAGGGCCTGGACACAGGCCACTGGCAATGA
- the LOC132986082 gene encoding histone H3, translating to MARTKQTARKSTGGKAPRKQLATKAARKSAPATGGVKKPHRYRPGTVALREIRRYQKSTELLIRKLPFQRLVREIAQDFKTDLRFQSSAVMALQEASEAYLVGLFEDTNLCAIHAKRVTIMPKDIQLARRIRGERA from the coding sequence atggCAAGAACCAAGCAGACCGCTCGTAAGTCCACCGGAGGCAAAGCCCCCAGGAAGCAGCTGGCCACCAAGGCTGCCCGTAAGAGCGCCCCGGCCACCGGCGGCGTGAAGAAACCTCATCGTTACAGGCCCGGTACCGTGGCTCTCAGAGAGATCCGTCGCTACCAGAAATCCACCGAGCTGCTCATCCGCAAGCTGCCCTTCCAGCGTTTGGTACGTGAGATCGCTCAGGACTTCAAGACCGACCTGCGTTTCCAGAGCTCCGCCGTCATGGCTCTGCAGGAGGCCAGCGAGGCTTACCTGGTCGGTCTCTTCGAGGACACCAACCTGTGCGCCATCCACGCCAAGAGGGTCACAATCATGCCCAAAGACATCCAGCTGGCCAGAAGGATCCGCGGAGAGAGAGCTTAA
- the LOC132986034 gene encoding histone H1-like, which translates to MAEEVPAPAKVAKKKAPKPKKTGPSVSELIVKAVSASKERSGVSVAAIKKNLAAGGYDVEKNNSRVKVAIKSLVVKGTLIQVKGIGASGSFKMNKKAEEKTTKKPAAKKAAPKVVKKTVAKKPAAKKPKASPAKKPAAKKSPKKANKPAAVKKSAKSPKKAVKSTKKVVKKAPAAKKAPAAKKSPAKKVAKPKAKKAAPKKK; encoded by the coding sequence ATGGCAGAAGAAGTACCAGCCCCGGCCAAAGTGGCAAAGAAGAAGGCCCCCAAGCCGAAGAAGACCGGCCCCAGCGTCAGCGAGCTCATCGTGAAAGCTGTGTCCGCATCCAAGGAGCGGAGCGGCGTGTCCGTGGCCGCCATCAAGAAGAACCTGGCTGCCGGAGGCTACGATGTGGAGAAGAACAACAGCCGCGTTAAAGTCGCCATCAAAAGCTTGGTGGTCAAGGGGACTCTGATCCAGGTCAAGGGGATCGGAGCCTCCGGCTCGTTCAAGATGAACAAGAAGGCTGAGGAGAAGACGACCAAGAAACCGGCAGCTAAGAAAGCGGCTCCTAAAGTAGTCAAGAAGACCGTAGCTAAGAAACCTGCGGCCAAGAAGCCCAAGGCATCGCCAGCTAAGAAGCCAGCCGCTAAGAAGTCCCCGAAGAAGGCCAACAAACCCGCAGCTGTCAAGAAATCAGCCAAGAGCCCAAAGAAGGCAGTAAAGAGTACCAAGAAGGTGGTGAAAAAGGCCCCCGCAGCCAAGAAAGCCCCCGCAGCCAAGAAGTCCCCCGCTAAGAAGGTCGCCAAACCCAAAGCCAAGAAGGCAGCACCCAAGAAGAAGTGA